A window of the Synechococcus sp. LTW-R genome harbors these coding sequences:
- a CDS encoding F0F1 ATP synthase subunit gamma, which yields MANLKEIRDRISSVKNTRKITEAMRLVAAAKVRRAQEQVLRSRPFADRLARVLENLQTRMQFETADAPLLENRDVRTITLLAVTGDRGLCGGYNANIIKRTEQRHAELKSQGYDVDLVLIGGKVASYFQNRASQYTIRATFTGLEQVPSAAEAGKIADEVLAEFLSASTDRVEIIFTKFINLVSSKPVSQTLLPLDPQGIASADDEIFRLTTRDGQLGVETGTVNNDQPSLPSDLVFEQSPDQLLNALLPLYLQNQLLRSLQEAAASELASRMTAMNNASDNAKALAKSLTLDYNKARQAAITQEILEVVGGAAAMA from the coding sequence ATGGCCAACCTGAAGGAGATCCGCGACAGGATCAGTTCCGTCAAAAACACCCGGAAGATCACCGAGGCCATGCGCCTCGTGGCAGCCGCCAAGGTCCGCCGGGCCCAGGAACAGGTTCTGCGTAGCCGTCCGTTCGCCGATCGTCTTGCTCGCGTTCTGGAGAATCTTCAGACCCGCATGCAGTTCGAGACCGCCGACGCACCGCTGCTCGAGAACCGCGACGTCCGCACGATCACCCTGCTCGCCGTTACCGGTGACCGGGGTCTGTGCGGCGGCTACAACGCCAACATCATCAAGCGAACCGAACAGCGTCACGCTGAGCTGAAGTCTCAGGGCTATGACGTGGATCTGGTGTTGATCGGCGGCAAAGTCGCCTCCTACTTCCAGAACCGCGCCAGCCAGTACACGATTCGCGCCACCTTTACGGGGCTCGAACAGGTTCCGAGTGCTGCCGAAGCCGGCAAGATCGCCGACGAGGTGCTTGCCGAATTCCTCTCGGCCTCGACCGATCGCGTGGAGATCATCTTCACCAAGTTCATCAACCTGGTGAGCTCCAAGCCCGTCTCCCAGACGCTGCTGCCCCTGGATCCCCAGGGCATCGCCAGCGCGGACGACGAGATCTTCCGTCTCACCACCCGTGACGGTCAACTCGGCGTCGAAACCGGCACGGTCAACAATGACCAGCCTTCCCTGCCCTCTGATCTGGTCTTCGAACAGAGCCCTGATCAGCTGCTGAACGCCCTGCTGCCTCTGTATCTGCAGAACCAGCTGCTGCGTTCGCTGCAGGAAGCGGCCGCTTCCGAGCTCGCTAGCCGGATGACCGCCATGAACAACGCCAGCGATAACGCCAAGGCCCTCGCGAAGTCCCTCACCCTGGACTACAACAAGGCCCGCCAGGCTGCCATTACCCAGGAGATCCTGGAAGTGGTTGGTGGCGCCGCCGCCATGGCCTGA
- a CDS encoding putative 2OG-Fe(II) oxygenase has translation MTLSLQPLFPLALATAQLPLDPMDSVLLLQDVLALRGEDSGNPNPGCAWTGDINGIWQVHQLPAFAAISELVRRHAWEYLTQLGFQCDQVALHIQRAWPVVSEPGQVVGRHHHPNAHLSAIVYLNGDGSGRSGCLRLYPATQSNELVPGLAVGHGGPLDGAISWNAPHFDLAPRAGLLVLFPAATDHAVTANEDDDDLRVSLAFDLALSAPLGGAPPEYLAPHPQQWTPLGGP, from the coding sequence ATGACGCTTTCCCTGCAACCGCTGTTTCCGTTGGCGCTGGCCACGGCGCAGCTGCCCTTGGATCCGATGGATTCTGTCCTGTTGCTCCAGGACGTTTTGGCGTTGCGCGGCGAGGACAGCGGTAACCCCAATCCGGGCTGTGCCTGGACCGGTGACATCAACGGCATCTGGCAGGTGCACCAGCTCCCCGCTTTTGCGGCCATCAGTGAGCTGGTGCGGCGGCACGCCTGGGAGTACCTCACGCAGCTCGGTTTCCAGTGCGATCAAGTCGCCCTTCATATCCAGCGGGCCTGGCCCGTCGTCAGTGAACCCGGGCAGGTGGTTGGGCGGCACCACCATCCCAATGCGCACCTGAGCGCCATCGTCTATCTCAACGGGGATGGCTCAGGCCGCAGTGGTTGCCTGCGGCTTTACCCCGCTACCCAAAGCAATGAATTGGTGCCGGGTCTGGCCGTGGGCCATGGCGGGCCCCTCGACGGTGCGATCAGCTGGAATGCGCCCCATTTCGACCTGGCCCCCCGGGCTGGACTGCTGGTTCTCTTCCCGGCGGCGACCGACCACGCCGTGACGGCTAATGAGGATGACGACGACCTTCGGGTCTCCTTGGCCTTTGATTTGGCCCTCAGCGCACCCCTAGGCGGGGCTCCCCCCGAATACCTGGCCCCGCACCCGCAGCAGTGGACCCCCCTCGGCGGGCCGTGA
- a CDS encoding 2Fe-2S iron-sulfur cluster-binding protein — MGETYTVVCELNGASHSFSCAADQTVLAAAEAAGVPVPSSCCSGVCTTCAAVVKEGSVHQPDAMGVKAELQEQGFALLCVAFPRSDLKVVAGQEDALYEAQFGQYQK; from the coding sequence ATGGGCGAGACCTACACCGTTGTCTGTGAACTCAACGGCGCTAGCCACAGCTTCAGCTGCGCCGCCGACCAGACCGTTCTCGCTGCTGCTGAAGCCGCCGGCGTTCCCGTCCCCAGCTCCTGCTGCTCCGGTGTCTGCACGACCTGTGCGGCCGTCGTCAAAGAGGGTTCCGTGCATCAACCCGACGCCATGGGCGTCAAGGCAGAGCTCCAGGAGCAGGGCTTCGCGCTGCTCTGTGTGGCCTTCCCCCGCAGCGACCTCAAGGTGGTCGCCGGCCAGGAGGATGCCCTCTACGAAGCCCAGTTCGGTCAGTACCAAAAGTGA
- a CDS encoding DUF3326 domain-containing protein, translating to MTRSGEPLPTLMVLPTGIGCEVGGYAGDAVPAARLLAAASGCLITHPNVMNGASLYWSDSRIHYVEGSSLDRFAAGELALEPVRSQRIGLLLDTGIEEDLRLRHLQVADGCRASLGLTLGPVETTAAPIGVSLSQGESGASWGQLERPDVLLAAGERLRDAGATAIAVVARFPDDPDSEALTAYRQGGGVDALAGAEAVISHWLSRQLNLPCAHAPALSPLEIDPQLDPRAAGEELGYTFLPCVLVGLSRAPALWPAAEAPAGSIRPDQIGAVVAPAGALGGAAVLACAERGVPVIAVENPCVLSVTSEALGIEVLPASSYSEAAGLLLALREGINPEALQRPLGRLG from the coding sequence ATGACCCGTTCTGGGGAGCCCCTGCCCACCTTGATGGTTTTGCCCACGGGCATCGGCTGTGAGGTGGGTGGCTACGCCGGTGATGCGGTGCCCGCCGCTCGGCTGTTGGCGGCCGCCAGTGGCTGTCTGATCACCCACCCCAATGTGATGAATGGGGCCTCGCTTTATTGGAGTGACTCCCGCATTCACTACGTCGAGGGATCGAGCCTCGATCGTTTTGCGGCTGGAGAACTGGCGCTCGAACCGGTGCGCTCCCAGCGCATCGGTCTGCTGCTGGATACCGGCATCGAGGAGGACTTGCGCCTCCGGCACCTGCAGGTCGCCGACGGTTGCCGGGCCAGCCTGGGCCTCACGCTTGGCCCTGTTGAGACCACAGCCGCGCCCATCGGCGTGAGCCTGAGCCAAGGGGAGAGTGGCGCGAGCTGGGGCCAACTGGAGCGCCCTGATGTCCTGCTCGCGGCTGGAGAGCGCCTGCGGGATGCCGGTGCCACCGCGATTGCCGTCGTTGCCCGTTTCCCCGATGATCCCGATAGCGAGGCCCTGACGGCTTACCGCCAAGGGGGCGGCGTCGATGCCTTGGCTGGTGCGGAGGCCGTCATCAGCCACTGGCTCAGCCGTCAACTGAACCTGCCTTGCGCCCATGCCCCAGCCCTGAGCCCCCTAGAGATTGACCCCCAGTTGGATCCTCGGGCGGCTGGAGAAGAGCTGGGCTACACCTTTTTGCCCTGTGTCCTCGTGGGCTTGAGCCGGGCTCCGGCGCTCTGGCCCGCGGCCGAGGCCCCTGCGGGATCGATTCGGCCCGATCAGATTGGTGCCGTGGTGGCCCCGGCTGGTGCCCTGGGGGGGGCGGCGGTGTTGGCCTGCGCGGAGCGCGGAGTTCCGGTGATCGCCGTGGAGAACCCATGCGTCCTGTCGGTCACGTCCGAGGCCTTGGGGATCGAGGTGCTCCCGGCGTCCAGTTACAGCGAGGCGGCGGGCTTGCTGCTGGCCCTGCGGGAGGGGATCAACCCTGAAGCCCTGCAGCGTCCCTTGGGGCGGCTCGGCTGA
- a CDS encoding YchJ family protein — translation MAGFGSSAEPCPCGGECYATCCEPFHLGTARPETAEQLMRSRYSAFSRNLIDYLIETHPSPEPMAERRQALKASNRGVRWTRLRISAREAGGATDLSGTVTFEAHYRQSGQTHVLRECSRFGREGEDLVGRWLYLAAEG, via the coding sequence ATGGCTGGCTTTGGCTCCTCCGCTGAGCCCTGTCCCTGCGGGGGGGAGTGCTACGCCACCTGTTGTGAGCCATTTCACCTGGGTACGGCACGGCCTGAGACCGCCGAGCAGTTGATGCGTTCGCGCTACAGCGCCTTCAGCAGGAACCTGATCGATTACTTGATCGAGACCCACCCCTCCCCAGAGCCCATGGCCGAGCGTCGCCAAGCCCTGAAGGCGAGCAACCGCGGCGTGCGCTGGACTCGGCTGCGGATCAGCGCCAGGGAGGCTGGGGGGGCGACCGACCTCAGCGGCACGGTGACCTTTGAGGCCCACTACCGCCAATCCGGCCAGACGCATGTCCTGCGGGAGTGCTCCCGTTTTGGCCGCGAGGGTGAGGATCTAGTCGGCCGTTGGCTCTATCTGGCGGCTGAGGGTTAA
- the psbA gene encoding photosystem II q(b) protein — translation MTTTIQQRQGASAWNQFCEWVTSTDNRLYVGWFGVLMIPCLLAATICFIVAFIAAPPVDIDGIREPVAGSLIYGNNIISGAVIPSSNAIGLHFYPIWEAASLDEWLYNGGPFQLVVFHFLIGIYAYMGREWELSYRLGMRPWICVAYSAPVAAASAVFLVYPFGQGSFSDAMPLGISGTFNYMLVFQAEHNILMHPFHMLGVAGVFGGSLFSAMHGSLVTSSLVRETTESESQNYGYKFGQEEETYNIVAAHGYFGRLIFQYASFNNSRSLHFFLAAWPVVGIWFTALGVSTMAFNLNGFNFNQSILDSQGRVLNTWADVLNRANLGMEVMHERNAHNFPLDLAAAESTPVALTAPAIG, via the coding sequence ATGACGACCACCATCCAGCAGCGCCAAGGCGCTTCTGCGTGGAACCAGTTCTGCGAGTGGGTCACCAGCACCGACAACCGCCTCTATGTGGGTTGGTTCGGCGTTCTGATGATTCCCTGCCTGCTGGCCGCCACCATCTGCTTCATCGTTGCGTTCATCGCAGCACCCCCCGTCGACATCGACGGCATCCGTGAGCCTGTTGCTGGCTCCCTGATCTACGGAAACAACATCATCTCTGGTGCTGTTATCCCCTCCAGCAACGCCATCGGCCTGCACTTCTATCCCATCTGGGAAGCCGCCAGCCTCGACGAGTGGCTGTACAACGGCGGTCCTTTCCAGCTGGTTGTTTTCCACTTCCTCATCGGCATCTACGCCTACATGGGTCGTGAGTGGGAACTCTCCTACCGCCTCGGCATGCGCCCCTGGATCTGCGTTGCTTACAGCGCACCCGTGGCTGCTGCTTCCGCAGTGTTCCTGGTGTATCCCTTCGGTCAGGGCTCCTTCTCGGACGCCATGCCCCTGGGCATCTCCGGCACCTTCAACTACATGCTGGTGTTCCAGGCTGAGCACAACATCCTGATGCACCCCTTCCACATGCTTGGTGTGGCTGGTGTGTTCGGTGGTTCCCTGTTCTCCGCCATGCACGGCTCCCTGGTGACCTCCTCCCTGGTGCGTGAAACCACCGAGAGCGAGTCCCAGAACTACGGCTACAAGTTCGGCCAAGAGGAAGAGACCTACAACATCGTGGCTGCCCACGGTTACTTCGGTCGCCTGATCTTCCAATACGCCTCCTTCAACAACAGCCGCAGCCTGCACTTCTTCCTGGCTGCCTGGCCTGTGGTTGGTATCTGGTTCACCGCCCTGGGCGTTAGCACCATGGCGTTCAACCTGAACGGCTTCAACTTCAACCAGTCGATCCTGGATTCCCAGGGTCGTGTGCTGAACACCTGGGCTGACGTGCTGAACCGCGCCAACCTCGGTATGGAAGTGATGCACGAGCGCAACGCTCACAACTTCCCCCTCGACCTGGCTGCTGCTGAGTCCACCCCCGTGGCTCTGACTGCTCCCGCCATCGGCTGA
- a CDS encoding orange carotenoid-binding protein has product MFTIEKAAQIFPETKTADVIPAITARYQLLSAEDQLALIWFAYTEMGKTITVAAPGAARMQFCQLALKEISEMSPDQQSKVMCDLATKVDMPIGRQYANWSINVKLGFWYELGELMRKGAVAGIPQGYKLSANANSVLESLKKVEQGQQISILRNFVVDMGFDPAKDEDNLASEPEVIPTPQSERQQIFIPGVLNQTVLSYMELLNSNDFDALIELFLPDGALQPPFQRPIIGKEAILKFFKRDCQNLKLMPQGGFGEPAESGFNQIKVTGKVQTPWFGSEVGMNVAWRFLLDENDKIYFVAIDLLANPAELLKLGKR; this is encoded by the coding sequence ATGTTCACGATCGAGAAGGCTGCTCAGATATTCCCAGAGACGAAGACCGCTGATGTTATTCCCGCTATTACTGCTCGATATCAGCTTTTAAGTGCCGAAGACCAGCTGGCGCTGATCTGGTTTGCATACACAGAGATGGGTAAAACCATCACTGTTGCAGCACCTGGGGCCGCGCGCATGCAGTTTTGCCAGCTCGCTCTCAAGGAGATCTCTGAGATGTCTCCTGATCAGCAGAGCAAGGTCATGTGCGACTTGGCGACCAAGGTGGACATGCCGATTGGCCGTCAATATGCCAACTGGTCGATCAACGTCAAACTCGGCTTCTGGTACGAGCTTGGCGAGCTAATGAGAAAAGGTGCTGTCGCGGGTATACCGCAAGGCTACAAGCTTTCTGCTAACGCAAACTCGGTCCTTGAATCCCTTAAGAAGGTCGAGCAAGGGCAGCAGATCAGTATTCTCAGAAACTTTGTTGTTGATATGGGCTTCGATCCTGCTAAGGACGAAGACAACCTTGCTAGCGAGCCAGAGGTGATCCCTACACCTCAATCAGAACGTCAGCAAATTTTCATTCCCGGTGTGCTCAACCAAACGGTTTTGAGTTACATGGAGCTTCTCAACTCGAATGACTTCGATGCTCTTATTGAGTTGTTCCTGCCCGACGGCGCACTGCAGCCTCCGTTTCAGAGGCCAATTATTGGTAAAGAAGCAATCCTTAAGTTCTTCAAGAGAGACTGCCAAAATCTAAAGCTTATGCCCCAAGGTGGTTTTGGTGAGCCTGCAGAGTCTGGCTTTAACCAGATCAAGGTCACGGGAAAAGTGCAGACACCGTGGTTCGGCAGTGAAGTCGGCATGAACGTCGCTTGGCGCTTCTTGCTCGATGAAAATGACAAGATCTACTTCGTTGCCATTGATCTTCTGGCCAATCCAGCCGAACTCCTAAAGCTGGGCAAGCGTTGA